In a genomic window of Thiosocius teredinicola:
- a CDS encoding ATP-dependent DNA ligase: MHSLLLEPAYNKPVAVEPAFLALISAQPDLTEPGNVLLNSVAQTSLALAATRSRIKKAALLVECLRGLGPEEIRIGVSYLSGHLPQGKIGLGYSLLQKSMSAPAGEATLSLAETDRRLTDIAGISGTGSQAKRSHLLGELLACATEQEQTFLQHLILGELRQGALEGLMIEAIAKASEQPLKAVRKAAMLSGDLPLVADRAMREGAAGLSQFRFEMFRPLQPMLAQPAEDPADALAQLGEGVFEYKLDGARVQVHKLGDDVRVFTRQLNEVTHSVPELVEQVRLLPAEQLVLDGEAIAFDKQGRPLPFQITMKRFGRRLKVDEMRDKLPLSARFFDCLFVDGDDLIDQSLTTRLGQLDDIVIPALRVPRVVAADQEATRDFLRQALQAGHEGIMAKAPDSLYEAGNRGANWLKIKPVHTLDLVVLAAEWGSGRRRGKLSNLHLGARDPRDNTFVMLGKTFKGLTDKMLEWQTDALLQREIGREGHIVHVRPELVVEVAFNELQASQQYPGGMALRFARVKRYRQDKTAADADTIDTVRAIFEQGFAGVSR; encoded by the coding sequence GTGCATTCTTTACTACTCGAACCGGCCTACAACAAGCCTGTCGCGGTTGAACCAGCGTTTCTCGCCCTCATCTCCGCACAACCCGACCTTACCGAACCTGGAAACGTGCTGCTCAACTCCGTCGCCCAAACTTCGCTTGCCTTGGCAGCCACGCGCAGCCGGATCAAAAAAGCCGCTCTGTTGGTGGAGTGCCTGCGCGGCCTCGGCCCCGAAGAGATCCGTATCGGTGTGTCTTACCTCAGCGGCCATCTGCCACAGGGCAAGATCGGACTGGGTTACTCCCTGTTGCAAAAGTCGATGTCGGCACCGGCCGGCGAAGCCACGTTGTCGCTGGCCGAAACCGATCGACGGTTGACCGATATCGCAGGCATCAGCGGTACCGGCTCGCAGGCGAAACGATCGCATCTACTCGGCGAGTTGCTGGCGTGTGCCACCGAACAAGAACAGACGTTTCTGCAGCACCTGATACTCGGCGAACTGCGTCAAGGTGCGCTTGAGGGCCTGATGATCGAGGCGATCGCCAAGGCGAGCGAACAGCCGCTAAAGGCGGTGCGCAAAGCGGCGATGTTGTCCGGTGATCTGCCGCTGGTTGCCGACCGGGCCATGCGCGAGGGTGCGGCCGGCCTGTCGCAGTTTCGCTTCGAGATGTTCCGCCCACTGCAGCCGATGCTCGCCCAACCGGCAGAAGACCCGGCCGATGCCCTTGCGCAACTCGGTGAGGGCGTGTTCGAGTACAAGCTGGACGGCGCCCGCGTTCAGGTGCACAAGCTCGGCGACGACGTGCGCGTGTTCACCCGTCAGCTCAACGAAGTCACCCACAGCGTACCTGAGCTGGTCGAGCAGGTGCGCCTGCTGCCGGCCGAGCAACTGGTGCTCGATGGCGAGGCCATAGCATTCGACAAACAAGGCCGTCCCTTGCCCTTCCAGATAACGATGAAACGGTTCGGCAGACGACTCAAGGTTGACGAGATGCGCGACAAGCTGCCGCTGTCGGCGCGTTTCTTCGATTGCCTGTTTGTCGACGGCGATGACCTTATCGATCAGTCATTGACGACGCGCCTCGGTCAGCTCGATGACATCGTTATCCCGGCGCTGCGCGTGCCGCGCGTTGTGGCTGCAGACCAAGAAGCAACTCGCGATTTCCTCCGCCAGGCATTACAGGCCGGTCACGAGGGCATTATGGCCAAGGCGCCCGACTCGCTGTACGAAGCGGGCAATCGCGGTGCGAACTGGCTGAAGATCAAACCCGTGCATACGCTCGACCTGGTTGTTCTGGCCGCAGAATGGGGCAGCGGCCGCCGGCGGGGCAAACTCAGCAACCTGCACCTGGGAGCACGCGACCCGCGCGACAACACCTTCGTGATGTTAGGTAAGACCTTCAAGGGGCTGACGGACAAGATGCTCGAATGGCAGACCGATGCACTGTTGCAACGCGAAATTGGCCGCGAAGGTCACATTGTGCACGTACGCCCCGAGCTGGTCGTCGAAGTTGCCTTCAACGAGCTTCAGGCCAGCCAACAGTATCCGGGCGGCATGGCGCTACGCTTCGCCCGCGTGAAGCGCTATCGCCAGGACAAGACGGCCGCCGACGCCGATACGATCGACACCGTACGCGCAATCTTCGAGCAAGGTTTTGCCGGCGTCAGCCGGTAG
- a CDS encoding 4a-hydroxytetrahydrobiopterin dehydratase, whose protein sequence is MSQWRNKQIDEAYSEDEIKQRLEEELPNWYLENGWIRRKYKTSGWKSTLMVVNTVGHLAEAAFHHPDLSASYAFVIVKLMTHSSKGVTAKDFELARKIEEVVMWQPGLVEGSALEGTPDDPRFKYIKYD, encoded by the coding sequence ATGAGCCAATGGCGCAACAAACAGATCGACGAAGCCTACAGCGAAGACGAGATCAAACAGCGGTTGGAAGAAGAACTGCCCAACTGGTATCTCGAAAACGGCTGGATCCGGCGCAAGTACAAAACCAGCGGGTGGAAGTCGACGCTGATGGTGGTCAACACGGTGGGGCATCTGGCCGAGGCCGCGTTTCACCACCCCGACCTCAGCGCCTCGTATGCATTCGTGATCGTAAAGCTAATGACCCACTCCTCCAAAGGCGTCACAGCCAAAGATTTCGAACTTGCCCGCAAGATCGAAGAGGTTGTGATGTGGCAGCCGGGCCTGGTCGAGGGCAGCGCATTGGAAGGTACTCCCGACGATCCGCGTTTCAAATACATCAAGTATGACTAG
- the lepB gene encoding signal peptidase I: MIIFLLLFGLFRTGIADWNPIPSGSMRPTLLEGDVVFVNRLAYDLKVPLTDIIVSHLGEPERGDIVTFSRPGDGTRLIKRVVALPGDLVEMRSKRLFINGSMADYQPKAALMEPDGNAGLSPAMRWREQLSGAAYDIQWYTDTATAPDFGPLRVPRGQFLMLGDNRDRSADSRFFGLVPREKLIGRAERLLVSVAYQHDWSPRFGRFGKSLSSSDN; this comes from the coding sequence TTGATCATATTTCTCCTGCTGTTCGGCCTGTTTCGAACCGGCATCGCGGATTGGAACCCTATCCCTTCGGGTTCGATGCGGCCGACGCTGCTCGAAGGCGACGTCGTTTTCGTCAACCGGCTGGCTTATGACCTGAAGGTGCCGCTGACGGATATCATCGTTTCCCACCTTGGCGAGCCCGAACGCGGCGATATCGTCACCTTTTCCCGACCAGGCGATGGCACCCGATTGATCAAGCGTGTAGTGGCGCTACCGGGTGACCTGGTAGAGATGCGGAGCAAGCGCCTGTTCATCAACGGCAGCATGGCCGACTACCAACCAAAGGCGGCACTGATGGAACCCGACGGCAACGCCGGTTTATCGCCCGCCATGCGGTGGCGCGAGCAATTGAGTGGCGCAGCCTACGACATCCAGTGGTATACCGACACCGCCACTGCGCCCGACTTTGGCCCCCTTCGAGTACCTCGCGGGCAGTTTCTGATGCTGGGCGACAACCGCGATCGCAGCGCCGATTCGCGGTTCTTTGGTCTCGTACCGCGCGAGAAACTGATCGGTCGCGCCGAACGCCTGCTGGTCTCGGTGGCGTACCAGCACGATTGGTCTCCACGCTTCGGCCGTTTTGGTAAATCGCTGTCGTCATCCGACAATTAG
- a CDS encoding calcineurin-like phosphoesterase C-terminal domain-containing protein, translated as MKKTLISTGVALALGAIALPAQTFATGGYWDKSDRSQGLKHHWRSKKGGHNGHWGNDSKYIATIDVDGIGDGGKSATGYVFNDRDRDGNFDHGERGIPGVMVSNGIEVVLTDRSGRYRFDESTYREDMNIFVSKPACFELPVDANNVPQFAYVHKEYGSAKEMVFGGLQPTGDLPKSINFPMVRGECKYKFSVAISGDPQPYSNIEVGYVRDTLAKELAERDDIEALVVEGDVMGDDLGLMPRFINNMSIINAPQYFVVGNHDLDFDADTDSDSSDSFRRIWGPNYYSFTIGKVHFVTLDNVQYPCDSTAPDGSIDPEGRWDFCANGKTYNGRITEEQLKWLENDLAYVPEDHLIILNYHIPTVSFIDQYAAKHSEDTIERLYNILGYYWENGEWTEGRPALALSGHTHTNEQFRPGEEFEGWSQASHKFPMPFPQIVAGAAAGSWWSGDFTDEQIPESYQRLGAPKGYYLLSFKGNKYKDEFKASGKAADKQMSLSFNSPDFRDWFGKIKAWYEAGAEGVPPVNTNNLGDNKMLPPTDLADTNLVINVWNGSRDSKVWVKFDDRKAVEAERTQRGEGEGVEESLDPFALRRQLNVLRYALKSTESDENQLWNGDLGDRSDGFELFSASMFKADSQRPSESWMWTVQSNHVWNVPVPADLEEGIHRVEVHTTDVHGNSYKESMLFEVRTPNELPDPADNDPTDEKYDRRVPSEL; from the coding sequence GTGAAGAAGACTCTCATCTCGACGGGTGTAGCTTTGGCGCTTGGTGCCATTGCTCTGCCGGCCCAGACGTTTGCCACGGGCGGATATTGGGATAAATCGGATCGCAGCCAAGGCCTGAAACACCATTGGCGTTCAAAAAAAGGTGGCCACAACGGTCATTGGGGAAACGACAGCAAATATATCGCGACCATCGATGTGGACGGCATCGGCGATGGCGGCAAATCCGCCACCGGTTACGTATTCAACGACCGCGACCGCGACGGTAACTTCGACCATGGTGAGCGCGGGATACCGGGCGTCATGGTGTCCAACGGGATTGAGGTCGTCTTGACCGATCGCAGCGGACGTTATCGTTTTGACGAAAGCACCTACCGCGAAGACATGAACATCTTCGTCTCAAAGCCGGCGTGCTTTGAATTGCCGGTGGATGCCAACAACGTGCCGCAGTTCGCCTATGTACACAAGGAGTACGGTTCGGCGAAGGAGATGGTCTTCGGCGGCCTGCAACCGACGGGTGATCTGCCCAAGTCGATCAACTTCCCGATGGTTCGCGGTGAGTGCAAGTACAAGTTCTCGGTCGCAATCTCGGGCGACCCCCAGCCATACAGCAATATCGAAGTCGGCTATGTACGTGACACCCTCGCCAAGGAACTGGCCGAGCGTGACGATATCGAGGCGCTGGTTGTCGAAGGCGATGTCATGGGTGACGACCTGGGCCTGATGCCGCGGTTCATCAACAACATGAGCATCATCAATGCACCGCAGTATTTCGTGGTCGGCAACCACGATCTCGACTTCGATGCGGATACCGACTCGGATTCATCCGACAGCTTCCGTCGCATCTGGGGCCCGAACTACTACTCGTTCACGATCGGCAAAGTGCATTTCGTGACGCTCGACAACGTCCAGTATCCCTGTGACTCGACGGCACCCGATGGCAGCATCGATCCCGAAGGGCGTTGGGATTTCTGTGCCAATGGCAAGACCTACAACGGTCGCATCACCGAAGAACAGTTGAAGTGGCTGGAAAACGATCTGGCATATGTGCCCGAAGATCATTTGATCATCCTGAACTACCACATTCCCACCGTGTCATTCATCGATCAGTATGCCGCCAAGCACTCTGAGGATACGATCGAGCGCCTGTACAACATCCTGGGTTATTACTGGGAGAACGGTGAGTGGACCGAAGGCCGGCCGGCGCTGGCGTTGAGCGGGCACACGCACACCAACGAACAGTTCCGTCCGGGTGAAGAGTTCGAAGGTTGGAGTCAGGCATCGCACAAGTTCCCGATGCCGTTCCCGCAGATCGTTGCCGGTGCTGCCGCGGGTTCCTGGTGGTCGGGTGATTTCACCGACGAACAGATTCCCGAATCGTATCAGCGCCTCGGTGCGCCCAAGGGCTACTATCTCTTGAGCTTCAAAGGCAACAAGTACAAGGACGAGTTCAAGGCCTCGGGTAAGGCGGCAGACAAGCAGATGAGCCTGTCGTTCAACTCCCCGGATTTCCGTGACTGGTTCGGCAAGATCAAGGCATGGTACGAAGCGGGCGCTGAAGGCGTTCCGCCGGTAAACACCAACAACCTGGGTGACAACAAGATGTTGCCGCCTACGGACCTTGCAGATACCAACCTGGTAATCAACGTGTGGAACGGATCGCGGGATTCGAAGGTCTGGGTCAAGTTCGACGATCGCAAAGCCGTGGAGGCCGAGCGCACCCAGCGCGGCGAAGGCGAGGGCGTTGAAGAGTCGCTCGACCCGTTCGCCCTGCGTCGGCAGCTGAACGTGCTGCGCTACGCCCTCAAGAGCACCGAGTCGGACGAGAACCAGCTGTGGAACGGCGATTTGGGCGACCGCTCTGATGGCTTCGAGCTGTTCAGCGCGTCAATGTTCAAAGCCGACAGTCAGCGTCCGTCGGAATCCTGGATGTGGACCGTGCAATCGAACCACGTGTGGAACGTACCGGTACCGGCAGATCTCGAGGAGGGTATTCATCGCGTAGAGGTGCATACCACCGACGTGCACGGCAACTCGTACAAGGAATCGATGCTGTTCGAGGTCCGCACGCCGAACGAGTTGCCTGACCCGGCCGACAACGATCCGACCGACGAGAAGTACGACCGTCGCGTTCCGAGCGAGTTGTAA
- a CDS encoding LysE family translocator produces MTAVEFVSLFSIIAVLAAMPSASVLLVVTRTAMLGVVDGVAVAAGIVVGDLVLVCISLAGLAAVAHLVGDLFGLIRILCGIYLVWYGYKLLKAGSAHHVAPADGSSSAWGGFIAGLTLTLGDVKAIVFYASLFPAFVDVQNLARVDVGVIGIATLATVGLVKLGYVYLAHRIRRRLHSGHHLRKAEWLAGGLLVGTGVYIVAKP; encoded by the coding sequence ATGACCGCCGTTGAGTTCGTATCGTTGTTTTCCATCATCGCGGTGTTGGCTGCGATGCCCAGTGCGAGCGTGCTGCTGGTCGTCACCAGAACCGCGATGCTTGGGGTTGTCGATGGGGTGGCGGTTGCTGCCGGAATCGTGGTCGGCGATTTGGTGCTGGTCTGCATTTCCCTGGCAGGCTTGGCGGCGGTAGCCCACTTGGTTGGCGATCTTTTCGGTCTGATAAGAATCCTCTGCGGGATCTACCTCGTGTGGTACGGCTACAAATTGCTGAAGGCGGGTAGTGCACACCATGTTGCGCCCGCTGACGGCTCAAGCTCCGCGTGGGGTGGTTTCATCGCCGGCCTGACGCTCACGCTGGGCGACGTGAAGGCCATCGTTTTCTACGCAAGCCTGTTTCCGGCGTTTGTCGACGTCCAGAACCTCGCGCGAGTTGATGTCGGCGTGATTGGTATTGCGACCCTGGCGACGGTAGGCTTGGTGAAACTCGGTTACGTGTATCTGGCACATCGGATCAGGCGCCGGCTGCATTCCGGCCACCACCTGCGCAAGGCCGAATGGCTGGCCGGCGGCCTGCTGGTCGGCACCGGGGTCTATATCGTCGCCAAGCCGTAA
- a CDS encoding DUF4166 domain-containing protein, whose product MNNPVVEWFADSFAELHPMLQQLHRQGGTLNGSVELTFGNGIAGLIGRRLAGKMGMPIDSGDYPFTVRIAHSDGSLLWARRFGEKHEMVSVFTPYGHHPTGYWIESSGKLQLELGVRIIDGGWHWVQRGAKLNGLTLPAGLLPRTEAYKRIVDGEYEFRVAFSYPLLGDLLRYTGCLKPEVSL is encoded by the coding sequence GTGAACAACCCCGTCGTCGAATGGTTCGCAGACAGCTTCGCCGAGCTGCACCCAATGCTGCAGCAGCTCCACCGACAAGGCGGTACTTTGAACGGCAGCGTCGAACTGACTTTCGGGAACGGCATCGCAGGCCTGATCGGGCGACGCCTGGCCGGCAAGATGGGGATGCCGATCGACTCGGGTGACTATCCGTTCACGGTGCGTATTGCGCACAGCGACGGTTCACTGCTGTGGGCGCGTCGATTCGGTGAGAAGCACGAGATGGTTTCCGTCTTCACACCGTATGGCCACCATCCCACGGGGTATTGGATAGAAAGCAGCGGCAAGCTGCAGTTGGAACTGGGTGTAAGGATCATCGACGGCGGCTGGCATTGGGTGCAGCGTGGCGCCAAGCTCAACGGGTTGACGCTACCTGCTGGGTTATTGCCGAGAACGGAGGCCTACAAACGGATCGTCGACGGCGAGTACGAGTTCCGTGTCGCGTTTTCTTATCCCTTGCTTGGTGACCTGCTGCGTTACACCGGCTGTCTTAAACCAGAGGTTTCCTTGTGA
- a CDS encoding metal ABC transporter ATP-binding protein, protein MPIAPTIETHHLSVQLGGHLVLDEVSLTISAGELHAVIGPNGAGKTTLIRALLGGMSHTGRIHLTFRDKRQIGYVPQRMAFDRTTPMTVHDLLSLMFQRRSLFLGGGRRVRRLIGELLSKTQTAHLADAQVSSLSGGELQRVLLAQALFPQPELLLLDEPVSQVDEVGRELVERLLRELCDEAGVTVVMVGHQLSSIFRLVDRVTVLNRKVLISDEVAQVASSQIVKELFGWQVSEGGHARLRPAIGQG, encoded by the coding sequence GTGCCCATCGCCCCAACCATCGAAACACACCACCTGTCGGTGCAACTCGGTGGACACCTGGTGCTCGACGAAGTCTCGTTGACGATCTCCGCCGGGGAGCTGCATGCCGTGATCGGTCCGAACGGCGCAGGCAAGACGACGCTGATCCGCGCTTTGTTGGGCGGCATGTCGCATACAGGGCGAATCCATCTGACGTTTCGTGACAAGCGGCAGATCGGCTATGTGCCGCAGCGCATGGCGTTCGACCGTACGACACCCATGACCGTGCACGATCTGCTGTCGCTGATGTTTCAGCGACGCAGCTTGTTTCTCGGTGGCGGCCGGCGGGTGCGGCGATTGATCGGCGAACTGCTGAGCAAAACGCAAACTGCGCATCTGGCTGACGCCCAGGTTTCGTCGCTCTCCGGTGGTGAGCTGCAGCGCGTGTTGCTGGCACAGGCTTTGTTCCCACAACCGGAATTGCTGCTTCTCGACGAGCCGGTGAGCCAGGTCGATGAGGTAGGTCGGGAGTTGGTCGAGCGTCTTCTCCGGGAGCTCTGCGACGAGGCGGGTGTGACGGTTGTCATGGTGGGCCACCAGCTTTCATCGATCTTCCGGCTGGTTGACAGGGTTACGGTGCTGAACAGAAAGGTGCTGATCTCGGATGAAGTAGCGCAAGTCGCGTCTTCGCAGATCGTAAAAGAGCTGTTCGGTTGGCAAGTGTCAGAAGGCGGCCACGCCAGGCTGCGACCTGCGATCGGGCAGGGGTAG
- a CDS encoding metal ABC transporter permease, giving the protein MEGVYELFCSLAHRGLLPEAFEHAFMVRALLAGLIVSPLLGGMGTMIVARRLAFFTQTIGHASLTGVALGLLLGEPLNQAYAGLYGFSILVAVLILYLRNRVPTVSDTVIGVVLAQVLGLGIIMLVLVTQRFDVHQVEAMLFGSLLTLSETDLLVVSVIGVFAMLIIGFVFNTFMLTCFSQTLADVRGARPIFVEYLFVLTATLVIVASLKLIGALLVLALIVVPAAAAGNVARSLRGYFWLSVLIAVLSTQVGLMIAAVTSIPAGAAIVLGASAIFYVTWFAKLLRGSVAPVQRKS; this is encoded by the coding sequence GTGGAAGGTGTCTACGAGCTGTTCTGTTCCCTGGCACACCGAGGCCTGCTTCCGGAGGCGTTTGAACATGCCTTCATGGTGCGGGCTTTGCTCGCTGGCTTGATCGTGAGTCCGCTGCTCGGCGGCATGGGCACGATGATCGTCGCGCGCCGGCTCGCGTTCTTCACCCAGACCATCGGCCATGCGTCGCTTACGGGTGTGGCCCTGGGACTGTTGCTCGGTGAACCGCTCAATCAAGCCTATGCCGGGCTGTACGGCTTTTCCATCCTCGTCGCTGTCCTGATTCTCTACCTGCGAAACCGTGTGCCCACCGTGTCGGATACGGTAATAGGCGTCGTGCTCGCTCAGGTTCTGGGACTCGGGATCATCATGTTGGTCCTGGTCACACAGCGCTTCGACGTTCACCAGGTCGAGGCCATGCTGTTCGGTAGCCTGTTGACCCTGTCCGAAACCGATCTTCTTGTTGTCAGTGTGATCGGAGTTTTTGCGATGCTGATCATCGGCTTCGTTTTCAATACCTTCATGCTGACCTGCTTCAGCCAAACATTGGCAGACGTGCGCGGTGCTCGGCCGATCTTCGTCGAATACCTGTTCGTGCTGACGGCGACACTTGTCATTGTGGCGAGCCTGAAGCTGATCGGTGCACTGTTGGTACTCGCGCTGATCGTGGTGCCGGCTGCGGCTGCCGGAAACGTTGCACGTAGCCTGCGTGGTTACTTCTGGCTGAGCGTGCTTATCGCCGTGCTGAGCACGCAGGTCGGTTTGATGATCGCCGCAGTCACGTCGATTCCGGCTGGTGCCGCGATTGTGCTTGGTGCCTCGGCGATATTCTACGTGACTTGGTTTGCAAAGCTGCTGAGAGGTTCGGTTGCACCCGTGCAGAGAAAGAGTTGA
- a CDS encoding peptidoglycan-binding domain-containing protein: MPRSKTATKILTIAEAHIGEAYVLGARAPLSNSRWKGPWDCAEFASWCLYQSSGIIYGAEPDTDPMLADAYTGFWAKHATRDDAKISIDEALRIAGALLLRVPQTDRTGHIAISDGKGGTIEAHSSKRGVIATTAADRRWDYGVLVPGLDYNMADSPVAYEPPIDIIRVTRVLMRGPRVKKIQKALSDLGYATGRIDGIYGPQTAHAVTLFQNDRGLVADGEVGPVTLQALGLG, from the coding sequence ATGCCACGTTCAAAGACCGCAACCAAGATTCTGACAATTGCCGAAGCCCACATTGGAGAAGCGTACGTTTTAGGGGCCCGTGCTCCTCTATCCAACAGTCGCTGGAAAGGACCGTGGGATTGCGCCGAGTTCGCCTCCTGGTGCCTCTACCAATCGAGCGGCATCATCTACGGGGCCGAACCCGACACCGATCCCATGCTGGCCGACGCCTACACCGGATTCTGGGCGAAACACGCCACGCGCGACGACGCGAAGATCAGTATCGACGAGGCACTGCGCATCGCCGGCGCATTGCTGTTGCGCGTGCCGCAGACCGATCGCACAGGACATATCGCCATCAGCGACGGCAAAGGAGGCACCATCGAAGCACATAGCAGCAAGCGCGGCGTCATCGCAACGACCGCCGCCGACCGGCGTTGGGACTATGGCGTTCTGGTCCCCGGCCTCGACTACAACATGGCCGATTCGCCGGTAGCCTATGAGCCGCCGATCGATATCATCCGCGTCACGCGGGTGTTGATGCGCGGTCCCCGCGTCAAGAAGATCCAGAAGGCGCTGTCGGATCTGGGATATGCAACGGGCAGAATCGACGGCATCTATGGTCCGCAGACCGCGCATGCCGTCACGCTCTTTCAGAATGATCGCGGACTGGTTGCCGATGGCGAAGTCGGCCCCGTCACCTTGCAAGCACTCGGGCTTGGATAG
- a CDS encoding DUF4198 domain-containing protein, which produces MMRIFNRLSAYVFVVFAMAPAVALAHFMTLIPSAATVPPGQSPALELELSFMHPFDGTRMDMAPPKRIGVMTGGESQDLAEHLHPLADGQNRYFRLSHNPTRPGDYSYFIDPEPYWEPAEQKFIVHQTKVVVNAFGLEEGWDEPVGLEAEIIPLSRPYGLWTGNLFSGQVRHRGKPVPNATIEVSPYLGKALLGERAETWRIQIVRADDNGVFHYAMPFAGWWGFAALLEGQETLRGADGKHYPVELGAVIWVESRDPR; this is translated from the coding sequence ATGATGCGTATTTTCAATAGACTGTCGGCGTACGTGTTCGTGGTATTTGCGATGGCGCCGGCTGTTGCATTGGCCCACTTCATGACATTGATCCCATCCGCTGCGACCGTGCCCCCAGGGCAGTCGCCGGCGCTTGAGCTCGAATTGAGTTTTATGCATCCGTTTGACGGAACACGTATGGACATGGCGCCACCGAAGAGAATCGGCGTCATGACCGGTGGAGAAAGCCAGGACCTTGCCGAACACCTTCACCCGTTGGCGGATGGACAGAATCGCTACTTTCGCTTGAGTCACAATCCCACACGTCCTGGTGACTACAGCTACTTTATCGATCCCGAACCCTACTGGGAGCCTGCCGAACAGAAGTTTATCGTGCATCAGACCAAAGTCGTCGTAAACGCGTTCGGGCTGGAAGAGGGCTGGGATGAACCAGTCGGCCTGGAGGCTGAGATAATCCCTTTGAGCCGCCCTTATGGTCTATGGACGGGGAACCTGTTCAGTGGACAGGTAAGGCATCGCGGAAAGCCGGTGCCGAATGCGACGATCGAGGTCAGTCCCTACCTGGGAAAGGCCTTGCTTGGAGAGCGGGCGGAGACGTGGCGCATTCAGATCGTCAGGGCCGACGACAATGGCGTATTTCACTATGCCATGCCTTTCGCCGGCTGGTGGGGGTTTGCCGCGCTGCTTGAGGGACAGGAGACGCTCCGCGGTGCCGACGGCAAGCATTATCCGGTCGAGCTGGGCGCCGTGATCTGGGTGGAAAGTCGTGATCCACGCTGA
- a CDS encoding metal ABC transporter solute-binding protein, Zn/Mn family, which yields MSLHPYYSWLSNIVGDRAEVVPLIPATSDPHAYQPRPQDIQKLSSLDIVVANGAGHDLFVDAMLQAAGEGAPEVIHPARDMPLLAANAAGGGGSNSHTFLSITGAIHQINHLSATLQRLDPDNAAYYQRNTRQYKRRLRQLLADTLHELSDVDTRQVRIGTVHDGYAYLFQELGLAISAVVQPRHGVRPSPKQLADSVTRIQDAGITLLFAEMAYEPRFVQVIADETETRVYQLSHIASGPYSAGQYEQEMAGNLRTIVAAVRAQR from the coding sequence GTGTCGCTGCATCCGTATTACTCGTGGCTGAGCAATATCGTTGGCGACAGGGCCGAAGTCGTACCGTTGATTCCGGCGACCAGCGACCCCCATGCCTATCAACCGCGCCCGCAAGATATCCAAAAGCTGTCGTCGCTCGATATCGTCGTCGCCAACGGTGCAGGGCATGACCTGTTCGTCGATGCGATGCTGCAGGCGGCAGGCGAGGGCGCACCCGAGGTGATTCACCCGGCGCGCGATATGCCGCTACTGGCAGCAAACGCAGCGGGAGGCGGCGGGTCAAACAGCCACACGTTCCTGTCCATCACCGGCGCGATTCATCAGATCAATCATCTATCTGCGACGCTGCAGCGCCTCGACCCGGACAACGCGGCGTACTATCAACGCAATACCCGCCAATACAAGCGACGTCTGCGGCAACTGCTGGCCGACACGCTGCATGAACTGAGCGATGTCGATACGCGCCAAGTACGCATCGGCACCGTGCACGATGGCTACGCCTACCTGTTTCAAGAGCTGGGTCTTGCGATCAGCGCGGTCGTGCAGCCGCGACATGGTGTCCGGCCGTCACCGAAACAGCTAGCAGACTCGGTCACTAGGATTCAGGATGCCGGTATCACACTGCTGTTCGCCGAGATGGCCTACGAACCGCGGTTCGTGCAAGTCATTGCGGATGAGACGGAGACGCGAGTCTATCAGTTGAGCCACATCGCCAGCGGGCCGTACTCAGCGGGCCAGTACGAGCAAGAGATGGCCGGCAACCTGCGCACGATCGTGGCTGCAGTTCGTGCCCAAAGGTGA